A region from the Desulfofalx alkaliphila DSM 12257 genome encodes:
- a CDS encoding S-4TM family putative pore-forming effector gives MDMDSSNDINIKQNTEEILLYLFAQRKLYSLSKRALHIMLFVNLIFYVLGLINTIQSNNYFKAIYVIWGVTFCILYIREGERINTAATMQELIDRKLYGFDTYAPFLKVTSLHKIALELKTKFPKEFIEQTSRNGQQKGVKDWYSDVSGVSIEKAIILCQIENSDWETQLRMKYQKLNILLLVILLSVYVVIFWNNSVENLIIKLYPILTIVVDRLSYIYKNYKNIKSSKDINDSLYQIYENIEEFTKEDILNKAKEIQHCIYERRKNFSPIPNLFYHLNREKYQSYSNQYILDLKEKLKK, from the coding sequence ATGGATATGGATAGTAGTAATGATATTAATATAAAGCAAAACACCGAAGAAATTCTTTTATATTTGTTTGCCCAGAGGAAATTGTACTCATTGAGTAAAAGAGCACTTCATATAATGTTATTTGTTAATCTTATTTTTTATGTTTTAGGATTAATCAATACGATTCAGAGCAATAATTATTTTAAAGCGATATATGTTATTTGGGGGGTAACTTTTTGTATATTATATATTAGAGAAGGTGAAAGAATAAATACTGCTGCTACAATGCAGGAACTTATAGACAGAAAATTATATGGGTTCGATACATACGCTCCTTTTCTGAAAGTGACGAGCCTGCATAAAATAGCATTGGAATTAAAAACAAAGTTTCCAAAAGAGTTTATTGAACAAACAAGTCGTAATGGGCAGCAAAAAGGGGTTAAGGATTGGTATTCAGATGTATCAGGAGTTTCTATTGAAAAAGCAATTATACTTTGTCAAATAGAAAATAGTGATTGGGAAACTCAACTAAGAATGAAGTATCAAAAACTAAATATATTATTGCTTGTAATTTTGCTATCAGTATATGTTGTTATTTTTTGGAATAATAGTGTAGAAAATTTAATAATAAAACTATACCCCATATTAACAATTGTAGTAGATAGACTTTCTTATATATATAAGAACTATAAAAACATTAAAAGTAGTAAAGATATTAACGATAGCCTATATCAAATTTATGAAAACATTGAGGAATTCACCAAAGAAGACATTTTAAATAAAGCCAAAGAGATTCAACATTGTATTTATGAAAGAAGAAAAAACTTTTCTCCCATTCCCAATTTATTCTATCACCTAAATAGGGAGAAGTATCAAAGTTATTCGAACCAGTATATTTTGGATCTAAAGGAAAAACTAAAAAAGTAG
- a CDS encoding ATP-binding protein, with product LLILDELGYIPLHKAGAELLFQVISLCYEGKSIIITTNLSFSQWNHVFVDQILTEAVIDRLIHHSQLLIFNGESFRYKESLLKN from the coding sequence ATTTATTGATTCTGGACGAGCTGGGGTACATCCCACTCCATAAAGCCGGGGCGGAATTGCTTTTTCAAGTAATTTCATTATGCTACGAAGGCAAAAGTATAATTATCACAACCAATTTATCATTTTCTCAATGGAACCATGTTTTTGTAGACCAGATACTAACCGAAGCTGTAATTGACCGATTAATTCATCATTCACAGTTGCTGATATTTAACGGGGAGAGTTTTAGATACAAAGAATCATTACTGAAAAACTAG